The following proteins come from a genomic window of Sardina pilchardus chromosome 1, fSarPil1.1, whole genome shotgun sequence:
- the LOC134081689 gene encoding zinc finger protein 629-like — MDKIDLHMDMSYKRACIDLKKATQCITHVLQHEVGRNQELCMLIRRLEEKEAETGRSLTEQVESNQQLKLKIDELYKHLGEKDHSLTQANKIVTFLKLELRELQQQFQTQQNKDRNRTVQEVDERLQGGEIQSQLKVESHLEAPASQVKDEEADDDNGGGGGYEDYRQSETADPRAEQTTTSAADIKIEHIQEDETKTNMSPVLSSEMDWFSTDQFSSEPLGPSPSDPMCLARVSDMGPPPSDPMSPSDPMSPSDPMSLVSLLLVDRLGKRAHLRTVTRDASSSSSSSSSSSSIPGYEKEDESNRSVARGSGRSFVSTSRPAVHERLLPGGAEGGPSRPVAGRSFVSTSRPAVHERLLPGGAEGGPSRPVAGRSFVSTSRPAVHERLLPGETIARPFSRSQFAPRSFRPKLGLAAPHHHHQRFHTGERPYPCSYCGRGFLSASKLTVHKRIHTGERPYSCALCGKSFNQKFNLTVHQRVHTGERPYSCSQCGKSFSRKPDLKVHERVHSGERPYSCHRCGRSFTKATNLKVHLQKHV, encoded by the exons aTGGATAAGATTGACCTCCACATGGACATGAGTTACAAGAGAGCCTGCAtcgatctgaagaaggccacCCAGTGCATCACCCACGTcctacag CATGAGGTCGGTCGGAACCAGGAGCTCTGCATGTTGATTCGTCgtctggaggagaaggaggcggagACTGGGCGGAGCCTAACAGAGCAGGTGGAGTCAAACCAGCAGCTGAAGCTGAAGATCGATGAACTGTATAAACACCTGGGAGAGAAGGACCACTCATTGACACAGGccaacaag atAGTGACTTTCCTCAAACTTGAACTGCGGGAGCTGCAGCAACAGTTCCAGACTCAACAGAATAAAGATCGTAatcg AACGGTTCAGGAAGTGGATGAGCGACTGCAGGGTGGGGAGATCCAGAGCCAGCTGAAAGTTGAG AGTCACCTGGAGGCCCCAGCGTCGCAGGTTAAAGATGAAGAGGCTGATGATgataatggtggtggtggtggatatgAAGACTACAGACAGTCTG AGACAGCTGaccccagagcagagcagaccacCACTTCAGCTGCGGACATCAAAATTGAACATATCCag GAAgacgaaacaaaaacaaacatgtctCCAGTCCTCAGCTCTGAGATGGACTGGTTCTCCACAGACCAGTTCTCTTCCGAGCCTCTGGGCCCGTCTCCTAGCGACCCAATGTGTCTGGCCCGCGTCTCGGACATGGGCCCGCCTCCTAGCGACCCGATGTCTCCTAGCGACCCGATGTCTCCTAGCGACCCGATGTCTCTGGTGTCGTTGCTGCTGGTGGACCGCTTGGGGAAACGGGCGCATCTAAGGACTGTGACAC GggacgcctcctcctcctcttcctcttcctcctcttcctcctccatccccgGCTACGAGAAGGAGGACGAATCTAACCGCTCTGTCGCACGAGGTTCTGGCCGAAGCTTTGTATCTACAAGTCGACCAGCAGTCCACGAGCGGCTTCTCCCAGGAGGTGCGGAGGGCGGACCTAGCCGCCCTGTCGCCGGACGAAGCTTTGTATCTACAAGTCGACCGGCAGTCCACGAGCGGCTTCTCCCAGGAGGTGCGGAGGGCGGACCTAGCCGCCCTGTCGCCGGACGAAGCTTTGTATCTACAAGTCGACCGGCAGTCCACGAGCGGCTTCTCCCTGGAGAGACCATCGCTCGTCCCTTCTCCCGCTCCCAGTTTGCCCCCAGGAGCTTCAGGCCCAAACTGGGTCTGGcggccccccaccaccaccaccagcgctTTCACACCGGAGAGAGACCATACCCCTGCTCCTACTGCGGCAGGGGGTTCCTGTCTGCGAGCAAGCTGACGGTGCACAAGCGCATCCACACCGGGGAGAGACCTTACTCCTGCGCGCTGTGCGGCAAGAGCTTCAACCAGAAGTTCAATCTGACCGTGCACCAGCGAGTGCACACGGGGGAGAGACCTTACTCCTGCTCCCAGTGCGGCAAGAGCTTCAGCAGGAAGCCCGACCTGAAGGTCCACGAGCGCGTCCACTCGGGAGAGAGACCTTACTCCTGTCACAGGTGTGGGAGGAGCTTCACCAAGGCAACCAATCTGAAGGTCCATCTTCAGAAACATGTGTGA